The genomic window AACGCTTTAGATGCATTAGAAGCTGAAAAAGGAATAAAAAAGGAAATAGTGATTGAAGCACTGGAGGCAGCATTAGTTTCCGCATATAAGAGACACTATGGACAAGCTAATAATGTTGAAGTGGAGTTCGACGAAAAAAAAGGGAACATCCACGTATATGCTGTAAAAGAAGTGACTGACGAAGTAATGGATTCACAGCTGGAAGTATCTTTGAAGGATGCAATGGCAATCAACAAAGCCTATGAAGTAGGCGATAAAATTCGTTTTGAAGTAACGCCAAAGGATTTTGGTCGTATTGCAGCTCAAACAGCGAAGCAAGTTATTTTGCAACGGGTTCGTGAAGCAGAAAGAACAGTTATCTATGATGAGTTCAGTGCGTACGAAAATGACATCATGCAAGGAATCGTTGAAAGACAAGACCGTCGCTACATTTATGTCAACCTTGGTAAAATAGAAGCAGTATTATCAAAGCAAGACCAAATGCCGAATGAGTTTTATCAGCCGCATGATCGAATCAAGGTCTATGTATCACGTGTAGAAAATACATCAAAAGGACCACAGGTTTTCGTAAGTCGCAGCCATCCGGATTTATTACGTCGCTTGTTTGAACAGGAGATTCCGGAAGTCTATGATGGTATTGTAGAAATCGTAAGTATTGCCAGAGAAGCGGGAGACCGTTCAAAGGTTGCTGTCCGTTCTAATGATGCCAATGTCGATCCTGTAGGAACTTGTGTTGGACCAAAAGGACAACGTGTACAGGCAATCGTGAATGAGCTAAAAGGCGAAAACATGGATATCGTAGAATGGAATGAAGATTCTGCAGTCTTTATCAGTAATGCATTGAATCCAGCACAGGTTGTAGACGTAATTTTTAACCCTGAAAATCCGAAAGCTTGTACAGTGGTCGTTCCAGATTTCCAATTATCTTTAGCAATTGGGAAACGTGGGCAAAATGCTCGTTTGGCAGCAAAACTGACAAACTTTAAAATCGATATCAAACCAGAATCAGAAATGGAAGACTTTTACGCTCAGCAAGCTGAAGCTGCTGATGGTGAAGAACTTCTTGATGTCTATGAAGAAGAATTTGTTGAAACAGAAGCTGCAGATACAGTAGATTATGAAGAAACAGATGATGTAGAAGCTGAACTTGATATGGAACAGCCGGAAGAGGCTGAACAAACAGAAGAATAACGTTTTGGAGGGGATCGAAAATGAAAAAAAGAAAAATTCCAATGCGCAAATCTGTTGTTTCAGGAGAAATGAAGCCTAAAAAAGAACTTGTTCGTATTACTCGCTCAAAAGAAGGCGATGTTTCTCTGGACCCGTCTGGAAAAATGCCGGGAAGAGGAGCCTATATAGCACTTGATCCAGAGGAAGTTAAAAAGGCACAAGCAAATAAGATACTCGATCGAGTATTGGAAACAACATTGACTGATGCCTTCTATCAAGAGCTATTGGATTACGTTGAACACCAAAAAGCACGTAAAGAGTTGTTTGGAAATGAATAAAGAAAAAACATTAAGCTTACTTGGTCTGGCAATGAGAGCTGGGAAATTGATCACTGGTGAGGAATTAACAGTGAAAGATATTCAAAATAATAAATCAGCTTTTGTATTCGTTGCAGCAGACGCGAGTGAAAATACACGGAAAAAAATCAAAGATAAGTGTTCCTATTATAAAGTTTCCTGTAATTGTGAACTGCTCCAATCAGAAATCAGTCAAGCAATTGGCAGAACACGGATGATCGTTGGTGTAAATGATAGGGGCTTCGCCAGGAAATTTGAGGAATTAACGAAAGGCTAGGAAGGTGATTGCATGGGTAAAAAGAGAATATATGAATTAGCCAAAGAGATGAATCAATCGAGTAAAGAGGTAGTGACCAGAGCACACGAACTGGGGATTGATGTGAAAAATCACATGGGAGCAATCAGCTCTGATGATGAAACAAAAATCCGTTCTGCATTTACGAAAAAGAACAGTCAGGCACCTCAACAGAAACCAGCAAATCAACAGCCAACTAAACAGCAAGGACAAAAATCAGACCATATGAGAGATAATAATACTAGTAATCGCCCACAGCAGGGACAGCAAAACAAACCAACGCAACAAAGTAGAACGGCACAACAAAGCCAAGGGAACAACCGTCCGCAACAAGGACAACAAAACCGCCCAGCACAACAAGGACAAAGTAATAATCGCCCACAACAAGGCCAAACAAATAATCGTCCACAGCAAGGACAACAAAACCGTCCACAGCAAGGACAGCAAAACCGTTCGAATCAACAAGGTCAAGGGAATAATCGTCCACAGCAAGGGCAGCAAAACCGTTCGAACCAACAAGGTCAAGGCAACAACCGTCCGCAACAAGGGCAACAAAATCGTCCGGCACAACAAGGCCAAAGTAACAACCGTCCGCAACAAGGACAGCAAAATCGTTCGAACCAACAAGGCCAAGGAAATAACCGTCCGCAGCAAGGACAGCAAAATCGTCCGACACAGCAGGGCCAAAGCAACAATCGTCCGCAACAAGGACAACAAGGTGGTCAGAATCGTCAAGGTACTGGAACAGGTACCGGCACTGGTCAGAATAATCAAAACCGTGGCAATAGTCAAAATAGAAACAACAGCTTCGGTGGCGGCGGGAACCAAAACCGCAACAATCGTGGCAACTACAACCAAAACCGTAACAGATTTAATAAAAAAGGGAAAAAAGGCAAGTATCAAGAATCTACGAAGCCGCCAGTACCAGCTAGAAAGTTCAAAGAGCTACCTGAAGTATTAGAATATACGGAAGGTATGAACGTAGCGGATATCGCGAAAAAAATCTACCGTGAGCCAGCAGAAATCATCAAGAAGCTCTTTATGATGGGCGTTATGGTTAACCAAAACCAATCTCTGGATAAAGAAACGATTGAGCTTTTAGCTGTTGACTACGGCATTGAACCAAAAGAAAAAATTCAGATTGATATTGCTGATATCGATAAATTCTTTGAAACAGAAGCGATTTCTGAAGAAAATCTTGTCACTCGTCCTCCAGTTGTAACAATCATGGGGCATGTTGACCACGGGAAAACAACATTGTTGGATACACTGCGTCATTCTCGCGTAACATCAGGAGAAGCAGGCGGGATCACACAGCATATCGGTGCATACCAGATCGAAATCGAAGGTAAGCCGATCACTTTCCTTGATACACCAGGACACTCGGCGTTTACAAGTATGCGTGCACGTGGTGCAAGTATTACAGATATCACGATCCTAGTAGTTGCAGCAGATGATGGTGTGATGCCTCAGACTGTTGAAGCAATCAACCATGCGAAAGCTGCTAAGGTACCAATCATTGTAGCAGTCAATAAAATTGATAAACCAGGTGCTAATCCGGATAATGTAAAACAAGCATTGTCTGAACATGAATTGATTCCGGAAGAATGGGGCGGAGATACGATTTTTGTCAACATCTCAGCGAAATTCAACCAGAATATTGATGAGCTGCTGGAAAATATTTTACTGATAGCTGAAGTGGAAGATTTGAAAGCTGATCCGACTCAAAAAGCAATTGGAACAGTTATCGAAGCTCGCTTGGATAAAGGAAAAGGAACTGTAGCAACCCTATTGGTTCAACAAGGAACCTTGAAAGTCGGCGATCCAATCGTTGTGGGTAATACCTATGGACGTGTTCGTGTGATGACCAATGATATCGGCCGCAGAGATAAAGAAGCTGGACCGGCAACACCAGTTGAAATCACAGGATTGAATGGTGTGCCGCAAGCAGGGGATCGTTTTGCCGTATTGGAAGATGAAAAGACTGCGCGTCAAGCTGGAGAAGAAAGAGCGAAGCGTGCCTTGTTGGAACAGCGTTCAGCGAACAATCGCGTGACTCTGGACAATCTGTTTGAAAGCTTGAAGGAAGGCGAACTGAAAGAAGTGAACGTCATCATCAAAGCCGATGTACAAGGTTCAGCAGAAGCTTTAGCAGCCAGTCTACAGAAGATTGATGTTGAAGGTGTACGGGTGAAAATCGTCCATTCAGCAGTTGGTGCGATCAATGAAAGTGATGTAACGCTTGCAGCAGCAAGTAATGCCATCATCATTGGGTTCAACGTTCGTCCGACACCTCAGGCGAAACAGCAAGCAGACCAAGAAGAAGTGGATATTCGTCTGCATAGAATCATCTACAATGCGATTGAAGAGATCGAAACGGCGATGAAAGGGATGCTTGATCCCGAGTTTGAAGAAAAAATCACTGGACAAATGGTTGTTCGTGAATTGTATAAAGTGTCTAAAGTCGGAACGATTGCCGGCTGTTATGTAACAGATGGCTCTATCCGTCGTGATAGTGGTGTACGTGTCATTCGTGATGGCATCGTTATCTATGAAGGCGAATTAGCCAGCTTGAAACGCTTTAAAGATGATGCAAAAGAAGTGAAATTAGGATTTGAATGTGGAGCGATGGTCGAAAACTTCAACGACTTGAAAGTTGATGATGTGATCGAAGGCTTCGTAATGGAAGAAATCAAACGAGCTTAATTCCTCTGCTCCATAGCTGAGAGGAGAAAAATAAATGGCAAATTATCGTGACCGTCGTGTTGGACAAGAAATTTTGCGGGAAATCAACGACATCTTGAGAAAGCGTGTCAGAGACCCTAGAGTCCAAGATATTACGATTACAGACGTACGTGTGACAGGCGATCTGCAGCAGGCAAAAATCTTTTACAGCCTGCTTTCAGATTTAGCTTCAGATCACCAAAAGGCCCAGCAAGGGCTGGACAAAGCGAAGGGACTGATTCGTAAAGAATTGGGACAACGCCTGACGTTGTATAAAACACCTGAGCTTATTTTTGAAAAGGATGCATCAGTAGAGTATGGCAATCATATCGATGAACTGATCCGCAAACTGAATCAAGAATAAGAAAAGTGTAGCCTGTAAGAAGAGAATAGAGGAAAACATTGAATTCAATGTTTTCTCTGTTCTTTTTTGTAAGCAGAGATAGTTGGTTTCTGCATTGAGATTTTTCTATCCCATAAAAAAACGCTGACTAAATTTCAAACGAAATTTTGGTCAGCGTTTTTTATATTAAGTTAATCTGTCTGTTCAGAGTTGTTCCAATGAGGAACTATGTCGTTTCTTCTTTTTATACTTGTGTCAACAACCTACTTGGATCGGATTTTAAGAAATACTTCTATGTATTTACTCTTAACCTTCAGTTGAAACAGAGAGATCTTTTGACATTTTTACACAAAGAATATTGTCTTCTAAATAGGTTCCAGACTTTTTTGTATAGCCAAGCTTTTCATAGAAAGGAACAACACTGATTTCAGCAGACAAAGTGGAAGTCGTACAGCCTTCTGCCACAGCTTTATCTTCTAACGCTTTCATCAGCTTACTACCCATTCCTTTTCTCCGGTAGTCTTCTTGAACACATAAACGGTCTGGTTGAACAATCTCTTCTTCTGCTAGTTCATAACGTAATGTTCCAACAACTTCTCTGCCTTGGTATAAAACAAAGTACTTACGATCTGGTGTGTCCAGTCTATCAAACTCGTCTTGGATTGAGATGTGTTGTTCTTTAACGAATACTTCATATCGAAGGGCAAAAGCTGCTGCCTGATTCCATCGTTCGTTTCCAAAATGTAGTTTCATGATTTTCCTCCATGTTTCTCATAATAAAATAGTAATTCAATGGTATACTTATAATAACAGAAAAGTGGAAGAAATACGAGGAGGTTCTTTTATAGTGTTCATGGAGCAATTGGACTGGATCAGCTGGAAAAAGATGTCCGACAAAGCTAAAAAGTCTGTATTTCAGCAGGTTTTGCTTTATTATGTACATCCAATGACGGAAATCAGCGACATTCGTTTGAAAGATTATGAATTATATGGAATAAAATGCCGAACCTTCGAATTGGAATTGGATGGCGAAACATTTGTTTTTATCCCAGGAAACAAAGAGGCAATTCTAGGCTGGGATCTTGGAGCAGAAGGCTTGCGTAGCCATGAGTTGCTTGGCTTTGATTTGTTGGAAACAGAAGACAAAACATTCAAAACAAGCTTGAAGCATGAAGAGCTTGGCGAAGCAGCTGATTGGATTGAAGCAGAGGAGTCTTATGATTTTAGCTCTCTTGATGGGATCAGTCTGTATATCAATGACCACACAAGTGAATTGAGAAAAACAAAGATTCCTGCGATGCTTGTTCAAAAATATGCACTGCCGGCAGGAACAGAAATTCTAGGTATTATGGATACTGTTACAGGTACCTTCAAGGGTGAAGTGACACACTTCCTCCCTTATGAAGAAGAAATCACAGCTACTCTGTTTCCAACATTATCGGCTGTGGAAAGTGTGTTTTGGGAGTTTCCCAAATCGATACACAAGCGTGATAGCTACTATTTAGAGTTTGTACCGACAACGGATGCGTATCTGGTCTACTCTTCTCGTGAACAAACCCATGCACAGCTGAAAAAGAGAATTGAGCAAAAAGGATTCAGTCTTTTATCTGAGGATCAATGGGAATTTGCTGTAGGGGCTGGAACAAGAAGACTTTTTCGGTGGGGAAATGAACTATTGCTTCCGCCAAAGGCTTCCGGTCGCCAAATCCTTGATAAGATAAATGGCCCAAATATGTTTGGAGTGGTAATAGACAGTCATCAAAATAGATATGAGCTGACTGACAGAGAACAAGTCGTCAAGCTCGAAAGGCAGCGTCCACAGCGTTCGCTGATTGAGAACATGCTTCCTTTATCCACGTATTATCAGTCGCAGCATATGCTTGCAAAGGACCAGATTCTTAGCCCTGATATCTATTTATATAGAAAGATGATTGCTATTGAACTATAAAGAAGCCAGTAAGGGCAACACGAATCAAGTTCGCTGTTGACATTGGCACGTTTTTTCCTTATACTTTGAGAAGAAATCTAAAGAACATCTTTTTGATCCACTGTATTAACAGAAAGTTCTTCATTGTTGAGAGAAGAATAGTACACGGTTGAACGGGCTCTCTTTAGAAAGTTTCAGCAGAAATGCTGACGCAACTCAGCGTTATTGAGCTTAAGAGGTAATGATACAACATCATTGCAATCAAGGTGGTACCGCGAATGATCGTCCTTGACTGCGATGGTGTTTTTGTGTGTTCTAAGAGAAACGATGGAGCAGCAAAATAGTTGAGCAAGAGACTGTGATTCTTGCAACGGCTGATTAGCCAGTTGGAAAAGTCAGTTGAGTGCGCGATTATGCATTATTTACAGGGTGGCATTAATTATTACTATGGGTCGCGGCTCTAGTGATTCACTAACAATATTCAGGGAAATTAATTGAAGAAAGCAGGAATAGAAAAAATGAAACAATTATCCAGCAGTCAAGTTCGTCAAATGTTTTTAGACTTTTTCAAAAGTAAAGGGCACACTATTGAACCAAGTGCATCACTTGTGCCAGTCAACGATCCAACATTATTGTGGATCAACTCAGGTGTTGCAACGCTAAAGAAATACTTTGATGGTTCCGTTGTACCTGAAAATCCAAGAATTACCAATGCACAAAAATCTATTCGTACAAATGATATTGAAAATGTTGGGAAAACAGCCCGCCACCATACAATGTTTGAAATGATGGGGAATTTTTCTATTGGGGATTACTTCAAAAAAGAAGCGATTCATTGGGCTTGGGAGTTCCTAACTTCACCGGATTGGATTGGTTTTGATCCTGAAAAGCTATATGTGACTGTTTATCCAAAAGACACAGAAGCAAAACGTATTTGGCGCGAAGAAGTTGGGTTGCCAGCAGACCATATTGTTGATGTGGAAGACAATTTTTGGGATATCGGTGCTGGCCCATGTGGTCCCGATTCAGAAATTTTCTATGACCGTGGCGAAGCTTTCCTTGATATTCCAGAGGATGATCCGGAAAATTTTCCAGGTGGAGAGAACGAGCGCTATTTAGAAATTTGGAATCTGGTGTTTTCTGAATTCAATCATCAGCCAGATGGATCTTACGAGCCGCTTCCGCATAAAAACATTGATACTGGGATGGGACTGGAAAGAATGGTCTCTGTTATCCAAGATGCACCAACAAACTTTGAAACAGACTTGTTTATGCCGATCATTCATGAAGTAGAGAAGCTAAGCAATCAAGTGAAGTACGGAGACAGTCCGCAAACAGATAGCTCATTCAAGGTGATTGCTGACCACATTCGTGCATTATCGTTTGCTATTGGTGATGGAGCGGTTCCATCTAATGAAGGCCGAGGCTATGTGTTGCGCCGTTTGTTACGTCGTGCAGTTATGCATGGTAAAAAGCTGGGAATTGATAAATCCTTCTTATATGAACTGGTTCCTGTAGTTGGTGAGATCATGGTCAGCTACTATCCGGAAGTGCTTCAAAAGAAAGAATTTATTGAAAAAGTGGTTCATAATGAAGAGAAACGTTTCCATGAAACGATCAACGAAGGCTTAGAGATTTTGAACCAAGTCATCGAACAAGTGAAAGCATCCGGCGAAGATACATTGAACGGAAAAGATATTTTCAAGCTTTATGATACGTATGGTTTCCCTGTAGAATTAACAGAAGAGGTTGCAGAAGATGAGGGCTTGAAGGTCGATCATGAAGGCTTTGAAAAAGAAATGAACGCACAACGTGAACGAGCTCGTGCGGCGCGAAATACAGAAGCTTCGATGGGGGTTCAGTCTGCTGTTTTAACAGATATCAAAGTTGCGAGTACCTTTGTTGGGTATACTCAGCTTGAGGCTGAAAGTAAATTGTTGATCATTCTACAGGATGAAGAGATTATTGATACGGTTTCGGAAGGAACTGTTCAAGTGATTTTTGCTGAAACGCCGTTTTATGCAGAAATGGGTGGACAGGTTGCCGACCATGGAACGATCGAAACAGCAGATGGAACAGTGGTAGCAAATGTTGTAAATGTCGTGAAAGCACCGAATGGACAATTTCTCCATACAATTGAAGTGATCGGGCTAATGACAGAAGGCGGCAGCTACCAATTGAAAGTTGACGAAAAAATGCGGAATCGTATTTTGAAAAATCATACAGCAACTCACTTGTTGCATCGTGCATTGAAAGATATTCTAGGCGACCATGCCAATCAGGCTGGCTCCCTTGTGGCACCGGGACACTTACGCTTTGACTTCACTCATTTTGGTCAAGTGACAGCGGAAGAATTGGTTCAGATGGAAGCAATCGTTAATGAAAAAATCTGGGAAGCGATCCCTGTTGAGACGATCGAAACTGATATTGATACCGCCAAAAATATGGGCGCAATGGCTCTGTTTGGTGAAAAATATGGTAGAGAAGTCCGCGTGGTTAATATCGGTGGCTATTCTATTGAGCTTTGTGGTGGGACACATGTTCAAAATACTGAAGATATCGGTATTTTCAAAATCGTTTCTGAATCTGGAATCGGTGCGGGGGTTCGTCGGATCGAGGCTGTAACAAGTAAGGAAGCCTACGAAATGATGAATGAGGAAGAGCAGCAGCTGAAGGCAATTGCCGGTATCGTGAAGTCACCGCAGTTGAAAGAAGTTGTTTCTAAGACAGAACAGCTGCAACAACAGCTTCGTCAACTGCAAAGAGAAAATGAACAATTAGCAGGCAAACTGGCGAATCAACAAGCCGGCGACATTTTCAAGGATGTCAAAGAAGTGAATGGACATACCTACATTGCTGCAAAGGTCAATGTAAAAGATATGAATCAGCTTCGTCAATTAGCTGACCAATGGAAGCAAAAAGAATTATCTGATGTCTTGGTACTAGCGACAGCACAAGAAGACAAGGTAAGTCTTCTGGCTGCGATGTCATCCAAAGCAAATGAATCTGGCTTGAAAGCTGGGGACTTGATCAAAGCAATCGCACCCAAAGTGGGCGGTGGCGGCGGCGGTCGTCCTGATATGGCACAAGCCGGTGGTAAAAATCCAGCAGGAATTGCAGATGCGCTAAACGAAGTAACAAGCTGGCTTGAAAGCAAATAAGGGCATCCGTGATGTATAAACGAAACAGATAATACTAAACAAATCAGAAAACAGGCGATTGAAACGTAGAATGTTTCAATCGCCTGTTTTCTGATTTGTTAAGAGGTAAGTATTTGTCTTTATCAATAAAATAATATGTTTTCAAAAACTATTCATAAAAAGTGAGTATATTTTCATGAAAATGATATGAAAAAAGTATGGGTGAGTCGCCATAAAACACGACAGTGATATAGGAATGTATGAAAAGACAAGCAGTATATTTTTAATAAATCAATATTTTTTGTAAAGTTAGGGGGAGGAATCATAGGGGAGGATTATCAAATGAATAAAAAATGGATATACAGCTTAATGGCTGTGCTGATTTTTCTACAATATCTGGCACCATT from Enterococcus sp. 9E7_DIV0242 includes these protein-coding regions:
- the nusA gene encoding transcription termination factor NusA → MSKEMLNALDALEAEKGIKKEIVIEALEAALVSAYKRHYGQANNVEVEFDEKKGNIHVYAVKEVTDEVMDSQLEVSLKDAMAINKAYEVGDKIRFEVTPKDFGRIAAQTAKQVILQRVREAERTVIYDEFSAYENDIMQGIVERQDRRYIYVNLGKIEAVLSKQDQMPNEFYQPHDRIKVYVSRVENTSKGPQVFVSRSHPDLLRRLFEQEIPEVYDGIVEIVSIAREAGDRSKVAVRSNDANVDPVGTCVGPKGQRVQAIVNELKGENMDIVEWNEDSAVFISNALNPAQVVDVIFNPENPKACTVVVPDFQLSLAIGKRGQNARLAAKLTNFKIDIKPESEMEDFYAQQAEAADGEELLDVYEEEFVETEAADTVDYEETDDVEAELDMEQPEEAEQTEE
- the rnpM gene encoding RNase P modulator RnpM: MKKRKIPMRKSVVSGEMKPKKELVRITRSKEGDVSLDPSGKMPGRGAYIALDPEEVKKAQANKILDRVLETTLTDAFYQELLDYVEHQKARKELFGNE
- a CDS encoding L7Ae/L30e/S12e/Gadd45 family ribosomal protein, yielding MNKEKTLSLLGLAMRAGKLITGEELTVKDIQNNKSAFVFVAADASENTRKKIKDKCSYYKVSCNCELLQSEISQAIGRTRMIVGVNDRGFARKFEELTKG
- the infB gene encoding translation initiation factor IF-2, which produces MGKKRIYELAKEMNQSSKEVVTRAHELGIDVKNHMGAISSDDETKIRSAFTKKNSQAPQQKPANQQPTKQQGQKSDHMRDNNTSNRPQQGQQNKPTQQSRTAQQSQGNNRPQQGQQNRPAQQGQSNNRPQQGQTNNRPQQGQQNRPQQGQQNRSNQQGQGNNRPQQGQQNRSNQQGQGNNRPQQGQQNRPAQQGQSNNRPQQGQQNRSNQQGQGNNRPQQGQQNRPTQQGQSNNRPQQGQQGGQNRQGTGTGTGTGQNNQNRGNSQNRNNSFGGGGNQNRNNRGNYNQNRNRFNKKGKKGKYQESTKPPVPARKFKELPEVLEYTEGMNVADIAKKIYREPAEIIKKLFMMGVMVNQNQSLDKETIELLAVDYGIEPKEKIQIDIADIDKFFETEAISEENLVTRPPVVTIMGHVDHGKTTLLDTLRHSRVTSGEAGGITQHIGAYQIEIEGKPITFLDTPGHSAFTSMRARGASITDITILVVAADDGVMPQTVEAINHAKAAKVPIIVAVNKIDKPGANPDNVKQALSEHELIPEEWGGDTIFVNISAKFNQNIDELLENILLIAEVEDLKADPTQKAIGTVIEARLDKGKGTVATLLVQQGTLKVGDPIVVGNTYGRVRVMTNDIGRRDKEAGPATPVEITGLNGVPQAGDRFAVLEDEKTARQAGEERAKRALLEQRSANNRVTLDNLFESLKEGELKEVNVIIKADVQGSAEALAASLQKIDVEGVRVKIVHSAVGAINESDVTLAAASNAIIIGFNVRPTPQAKQQADQEEVDIRLHRIIYNAIEEIETAMKGMLDPEFEEKITGQMVVRELYKVSKVGTIAGCYVTDGSIRRDSGVRVIRDGIVIYEGELASLKRFKDDAKEVKLGFECGAMVENFNDLKVDDVIEGFVMEEIKRA
- the rbfA gene encoding 30S ribosome-binding factor RbfA produces the protein MANYRDRRVGQEILREINDILRKRVRDPRVQDITITDVRVTGDLQQAKIFYSLLSDLASDHQKAQQGLDKAKGLIRKELGQRLTLYKTPELIFEKDASVEYGNHIDELIRKLNQE
- a CDS encoding GNAT family N-acetyltransferase, which encodes MKLHFGNERWNQAAAFALRYEVFVKEQHISIQDEFDRLDTPDRKYFVLYQGREVVGTLRYELAEEEIVQPDRLCVQEDYRRKGMGSKLMKALEDKAVAEGCTTSTLSAEISVVPFYEKLGYTKKSGTYLEDNILCVKMSKDLSVSTEG
- a CDS encoding DUF7278 family profilin-like fold-containing protein, with product MEQLDWISWKKMSDKAKKSVFQQVLLYYVHPMTEISDIRLKDYELYGIKCRTFELELDGETFVFIPGNKEAILGWDLGAEGLRSHELLGFDLLETEDKTFKTSLKHEELGEAADWIEAEESYDFSSLDGISLYINDHTSELRKTKIPAMLVQKYALPAGTEILGIMDTVTGTFKGEVTHFLPYEEEITATLFPTLSAVESVFWEFPKSIHKRDSYYLEFVPTTDAYLVYSSREQTHAQLKKRIEQKGFSLLSEDQWEFAVGAGTRRLFRWGNELLLPPKASGRQILDKINGPNMFGVVIDSHQNRYELTDREQVVKLERQRPQRSLIENMLPLSTYYQSQHMLAKDQILSPDIYLYRKMIAIEL
- the alaS gene encoding alanine--tRNA ligase, which translates into the protein MKQLSSSQVRQMFLDFFKSKGHTIEPSASLVPVNDPTLLWINSGVATLKKYFDGSVVPENPRITNAQKSIRTNDIENVGKTARHHTMFEMMGNFSIGDYFKKEAIHWAWEFLTSPDWIGFDPEKLYVTVYPKDTEAKRIWREEVGLPADHIVDVEDNFWDIGAGPCGPDSEIFYDRGEAFLDIPEDDPENFPGGENERYLEIWNLVFSEFNHQPDGSYEPLPHKNIDTGMGLERMVSVIQDAPTNFETDLFMPIIHEVEKLSNQVKYGDSPQTDSSFKVIADHIRALSFAIGDGAVPSNEGRGYVLRRLLRRAVMHGKKLGIDKSFLYELVPVVGEIMVSYYPEVLQKKEFIEKVVHNEEKRFHETINEGLEILNQVIEQVKASGEDTLNGKDIFKLYDTYGFPVELTEEVAEDEGLKVDHEGFEKEMNAQRERARAARNTEASMGVQSAVLTDIKVASTFVGYTQLEAESKLLIILQDEEIIDTVSEGTVQVIFAETPFYAEMGGQVADHGTIETADGTVVANVVNVVKAPNGQFLHTIEVIGLMTEGGSYQLKVDEKMRNRILKNHTATHLLHRALKDILGDHANQAGSLVAPGHLRFDFTHFGQVTAEELVQMEAIVNEKIWEAIPVETIETDIDTAKNMGAMALFGEKYGREVRVVNIGGYSIELCGGTHVQNTEDIGIFKIVSESGIGAGVRRIEAVTSKEAYEMMNEEEQQLKAIAGIVKSPQLKEVVSKTEQLQQQLRQLQRENEQLAGKLANQQAGDIFKDVKEVNGHTYIAAKVNVKDMNQLRQLADQWKQKELSDVLVLATAQEDKVSLLAAMSSKANESGLKAGDLIKAIAPKVGGGGGGRPDMAQAGGKNPAGIADALNEVTSWLESK